A window of the Lactuca sativa cultivar Salinas chromosome 7, Lsat_Salinas_v11, whole genome shotgun sequence genome harbors these coding sequences:
- the LOC111894041 gene encoding uncharacterized protein LOC111894041, translating to MTERMSRAQLIGFMESLQGEWCGRSERRKVVDAAEFVKALPIDWKIELALRRRAGLHSIYCRSYVSPSGEHFKSCKDAAIYLKNQSLITDAHSEEGQMRQTENGFHTVPTFEVNGVEDSSVVEVEEDVDWSTTGELYDVKVSTLIECSPCGIVFQDMRELERHLATFHKETTRRFDLPSGTRAFEKHADMDLGNEEQEEVEIINERFKTHCTWCNKEFICEPVDTETMEDASGFMCQPCKDKLCGAFERSLLKCYKD from the exons ATGACGGAGCGTATGTCGAGGGCACAGCTGATAGGGTTTATGGAGAGTTTACAAGGAGAGTGGTGTGGTCGCAGTGAGCGGAGGAAGGTGGTGGACGCCGCCGAATTCGTGAAAGCTCTGCCAATTGACTGGAAAATCGAGCTCGCTTTACGCCGCCGCGCTGGACTGCACTCTATTTACTGCCGGAGTTATGTCAG CCCCTCAGGGGAACATTTTAAGTCATGCAAGGATGCTGCAATATATCTGAAAAATCAATCCCTAATAACAGATGCTCATTCTGAAGAAGGGCAAATGAGGCAAACAGAAAACGGTTTTCATACAGTTCCCACATTT GAGGTGAATGGAGTTGAAGATTCATCTGTTGTTGAGGTTGAGGAAGATGTTGACTGGTCAACAACCGGTGAACTCTATGATGTTAAAGTTTCAACTCTTATTGAATGCTCTCCTTGTGGAATAGTGTTTCAAGATATGCGTGAGTTGGAGCGACACCTGGCGACTTTTCACAAGGAAACCACTCGAAGATTTGATCTTCCAAGTGGGACGCGTGCTTTTGAAAAA CATGCTGACATGGATCTTGgcaatgaagaacaagaagaggtTGAAATCATCAATGAAAGGTTCAAAACACATTGTACATGGTGCAACAAAGAGTTCATATGTGAGCCGGTTGATACGGAAACTATGGAAGATGCAAGTGGCTTCATGTGTCAACCATGCAAAGATAAACTATGTGGAGCCTTTGAAAGGAGTTTGTTAAAGTGTTATAAAGATTAG